In Magallana gigas chromosome 1, xbMagGiga1.1, whole genome shotgun sequence, the sequence CTATTCATTCAATTGGTATTACTTATTCGCAATGATAAGATTAgcgtaaaagaaaaaaaatggataagAAGGAAATGAATATGGCTTGAAGAAcgtgtatatattttgttacatCTGTATCAATACATAAAACGCGGCTCTAGCGAAATCCTAATgacaggtgttttttttttctttccatagATCCCATTTTATTCAATCTGTATTTTTAATAAGCAATGACAAGATTAGAGTAAAAAACTTGGATCAAAAGGAAATGAATAAGGCCTGAATAACGTGTATATATCGTTACATCTGTATATTTCACAATAATTCAATACAGTTAAAGTCGAATCTAGCATATCCTATGAGAGATAATTTTTCTTTCCTTAGATCTATTATTTATTCAATCTGTATTACTTATTCGCAGTGATAAGCGTCAAAAATATTGGATTAGAAGGAAATGAATATGGTCAGAAAAACGTGTAATCTATTCAtcgttatatttatatatttcagtaTAATTTAATACAGTGACACTCCAAGTGACCTGTGTATTTTTTCTTGCATTATCTGTTATTCATTGTATTCCTATAACGAATTCGTGATAATAAGTAAAACGACAATAAAGTTCGGATAATGGGGATGTGTATAAGAGTTAAATAACGTGTAAGTACCAATACATCTGTAGATTTCAAAAAACATTCCATACAGTGAAAAAAGATGTGGGAGTAAACTCATTCAAATAACTATGTTGGCAGGTATTACTACTTTTTAATCATAGAGCAATTCGTtgtatattatgaaattttaacGATTCTAtagattattaaaatattattattaatgtGCTCGGGAACTACAGAAAAAATGCTTTATATGACACAATGCCATATCAAAGTCCTTATTTctcgtgttttactgtatatcaatgtgcaaatattttaaaatgattaagcgaaacaaatttgtttgtgattaaaatatatatgaaaatggacatacatgtattgataaataaacatttattataaaataatggtTGTTAAACAAGTTTTGATGTTCGGACACATTTAAACTTTAAGCACCCTAGATGGTCGACATTAGATCTTCCTAAAACTTTAAGATTTGATTTATTGAGctacaaacaaagaaaaaaattcttatatctTACTTTTTGAATTTGGGTATTATCCTATATTTTCTATAGAGcaatcttcttttaaaggagaccAATAAAATCTATAAATGACCTCAACCATTGAGCTCTCTTAATCTAGAAGTAATAGTTAGAATGTTTATGTTTCATTATAATGTTTTTCTAGATACGGACTCGGTGGTGGATCTCTTTACAACTTTAACCAACTGGGATATAACAACTATCTTGGTGGATATCCTGGTGGATATAGTGGATACTCTCCATTCGGCAATGGCTATAGCTATGGATTGAACAACTACTACAGTGGTTACAGCCCATACAGATATGGATTGAACAACAACTACAACCCATACGGATATGGAAATCTGGGTTACTACAATTACCCAGGATACCTTGGGAACAACTACCTAAACAACGGATACGGATCATATTCACCATTCGGATTGAACTATCTGAACAATAACTTCCTCGGCAATCCACTGCTTACCTCCGTCCCACAAGTTCTACCCGGATTAAGGAAGAGAGCAGTATATTAAGCCACGCATACTCAACGGACAACACGGTACTGGTGAATCATTAATATTCCGTGTAACAAATTTTCGTAGAATTTTAATCTTACAAAGGTTATGAGAGAAAAAAGGTCGTTATCTAGCTACCATGATTCACTCATCGATACTTTGTTTCATGGCCcatttagttaaaaaatcaatggaCAGAAAACCTCACCCATCACAAAAATTCCATATACACTAACTCACGAGAACTGAAACAAGAAGGTTTGGAtatgatgaaattttcaatctttatgtacttttttgaattttatttttggttttttttttctttttagcaGATTGAAAAACGACTGACCGACCAACAACCATTTatcatgtacatgatttttttttttttaaataaatgaagcaCACAACAATAATTTTCTCTTCTCATTATATGATCGTTAAGATTAATATTGACCAGATTCATATATAAATTCGGTTAAGGAAAAACACACTAATTTTAATTGttacataaataaattgtaaagctacagatgtacatgtactatataatgATATCTTGATTACACAATTTATTATCTAGCTTAAATGTGAACAAAATCATTATGCATATGTTGGAAGCTGAATTCAAACGTTGAagtaaacaaaccattttgacatgtatatttcagcTGACTATTTCGAAAATACAAAATGCAAACCACTAAGATTCAGTGCATGAGCTTAGAATCAATCGCAACAGTGAATTTGTCGATTCATATAACACTACATCCGGGGTATATTCTATGTTGTACACGGGTGGATGCTTTCGAAGCAGCGGAATGAAgcaacaatttttgtttgatttcgtAGCTAAGTGACTTATTTCACCGATCAGAATGTGTTTACGGAAGAAAGCTACTTAAGAATACGTAGACACGCCCGACTCCGTCATTTTGCGTTATAGTTTTTTCAAAACACCTCAACATATTTCCGACGATCAGAGCAAAACTGCCCATGATGtatgtttat encodes:
- the LOC105323066 gene encoding keratin-associated protein 19-2-like, with the translated sequence MLRFAIIAVCIALSAADYDKKIGYGGSGYGYGQAYGYGQGYGYGLNNLYGLGGGSLYNFNQLGYNNYLGGYPGGYSGYSPFGNGYSYGLNNYYSGYSPYRYGLNNNYNPYGYGNLGYYNYPGYLGNNYLNNGYGSYSPFGLNYLNNNFLGNPLLTSVPQVLPGLRKRAVY